The following proteins come from a genomic window of Acanthopagrus latus isolate v.2019 chromosome 5, fAcaLat1.1, whole genome shotgun sequence:
- the coq2 gene encoding 4-hydroxybenzoate polyprenyltransferase, mitochondrial yields the protein MLPAKLTSGLPLNALRRIHDGTIYHCVYSLSNCLLKTEGGRTRDGLHSDSSVLRRVFCSQSAIRPLLKLHDTQHYGRRSFSLSAATIVNSAPAPVQPYLRLMRLDKPIGTWLLYLPCTWSIALASDPGCLPHLGMLTLFGTGALLMRGAGCTINDMWDKDFDKKVARTATRPIASGEISRMQALVFLGGQLSLALGVLLCLNYYSIALGAASLSLVVTYPLMKRITYWPQLMLGLTFNWGALLGWSAVQGSCDWSVCLPLYFSGVMWTLIYDTIYAHQDKEDDVKVGVKSTALRFQEQTKPWLSGFSVAMMSGLVAAGVNAEQTLPYFAVLSTVAIHLTHQIYTLDINKPEDCWKKFISNRNLGLLLFLGIVAGNLWKERRETLLQNEGAVR from the exons atgCTTCCAGCCAAGCTGACCAGCGGGCTCCCTCTTAATGCCCTGAGGAGGATTCACGATGGGACCATTTACCACTGTGTTTACTCCCTGTCAAACTGCCTCCTTAAAACGGAAGGAGGAAGGACAAGAGATGGTCTCCACTCAGATTCCAGTGtgttgaggagagtgttttgCAGCCAGAGTGCAATCCGCCCATTGCTCAAACTACATGACACACAGCACTATGGGAGAAGATCATTCAGTTTGTCAGCTGCTACAATTGTGAATTCAGCACCAGCACCTGTCCAGCCATACCTCCGGCTGATGAGGCTGGACAAGCCTATTG GGACGTGGTTGCTGTACCTCCCGTGTACATGGAGCATTGCTCTTGCTTCCGATCCTGGATGCCTCCCACATTTGGGTATGCTCACCCTGTTTGGTACAGGGGCTCTGCTAATGAGAGGAGCGGGCTGCACCATCAACGACATGTGGGATAAAGATTTTGACAAAAAG GTGGCCAGAACAGCCACTCGACCCATCGCATCGGGAGAGATTTCTCGGATGCAGGCACTGGTCTTCCTGGGAGGACAGCTTTCCCTGGCACTTGGGGTTCTTTTGTGTCTCAACTATTACAG CATAGCTTTGGGTGCTGCTTCATTATCTCTTGTCGTCACCTACCCGCTGATGAAGAGGATCACCTACTGGCCGCAGTTAATGCTGG GCCTCACTTTCAACTGGGGGGCACTGCTCGGCTGGTCCGCTGTCCAGGGCTCCTGTGATTGGTCCGTGTGCCTCCCGCTGTATTTCTCAGGAGTGATGTGGACGCTGATATATGACACGATATATGCACATCAG GACAAGGAAGACGATGTCAAGGTAGGAGTCAAATCTACTGCTCTGAGGTTCCAGGAGCAAACCAAACCCTGGCTGAGCGGCTTCTCGGTGGCCATGATGTCAGGACTGGTTGCAGCTGGGGTCAACGCTGAACAGACTCTGCCTTACTTTGCTGTACTGTCCACAGTGGCCATTCACCTCACACATCAG ATATACACACTGGACATTAACAAACCAGAGGACTGCTGGAAGAAATTCATCTCAAACAGAAACCTCgggctgttgttgttcttaGGAATTGTTGCAGGAAATttgtggaaagaaagaagagagactTTGCTGCAAAATGAGGGAGCAGTCAGATAA